From one bacterium genomic stretch:
- a CDS encoding AbrB/MazE/SpoVT family DNA-binding domain-containing protein: MLCKKTVKNQITLPKRIIQGFEDVEYFEAETIEEKIILTPVKVTSVKKNSLTDIRKKISKLGLTEKGIEKAITWARKI, translated from the coding sequence ATGTTGTGTAAGAAAACTGTAAAAAACCAGATTACTCTGCCTAAAAGAATCATACAGGGATTTGAAGATGTAGAGTATTTTGAAGCTGAGACAATAGAAGAGAAAATAATTCTCACACCCGTAAAAGTGACTTCCGTAAAGAAAAATTCTCTTACTGATATTCGCAAAAAAATTTCCAAATTGGGATTGACCGAAAAAGGTATAGAAAAAGCAATTACATGGGCAAGGAAAATCTAA